Genomic segment of Bacteroidota bacterium:
TACATTTGCATCCCATCAACAGCGAGCCATTTTATATACATCAGCATTTAATTACGCCCATCGAAGTGATGCACTATCGCTTACCTGTACTGGGTTTTAGAGTAGGAGATTTTACATATATTACAGATGCAAATTATATATCAGAAAAAGAAATTGAAAAAATAAGAGGCAGTAAAATTTTGGTATTAAATGCACTTCGTCGCGAAAAACATATATCACATTTTACTTTGGAAGAAGCCGTGGAAATGTCAAATAGGATAGGAGTGGAGACTACTTATTTCACACATATCAGCCATCAGTTAGGCATACATGAAGAGGTGAATAAAGAATTGCCTGAGAATATAAGATTGGCTTATGATGGGCTTGTGGTGTCGTTCTGAGTTTATCGAAGACCAACAGTTTGTCTATGCTTCGATTATCCCGATACCTAGTGGGACAGCATGACAAACTTTCCGAGCATAATTCAACATATACTTTATACTAATTCAAACTCATCTCCCAATTCAGGAATCTCCACATGCTTAAATTTTTTTTCATGCAGCAATCGCAAAAAATTTGTTTGTGCTTC
This window contains:
- a CDS encoding MBL fold metallo-hydrolase yields the protein MEITFLGTGTSQGVPIIGCKCKVCTSPDPRDNRLRSSVHIEVGGFDLVIDSGPDFRQQMLRHHINKLDGLIFTHGHKDHVAGLDDIRAYNYIHNKPVDVYADERVERVLRKEFSYIFDDEKYPGVPEIHLHPINSEPFYIHQHLITPIEVMHYRLPVLGFRVGDFTYITDANYISEKEIEKIRGSKILVLNALRREKHISHFTLEEAVEMSNRIGVETTYFTHISHQLGIHEEVNKELPENIRLAYDGLVVSF